In Acidaminococcus fermentans DSM 20731, one genomic interval encodes:
- the rnmV gene encoding ribonuclease M5 produces the protein MLKEVLVVEGKMDTVAVKKAVDAETIETGGFTLAPYTLARIEAAYRKRGIIIMTDPDGAGERIRKFLTERFPQAGQAFVPKAEALAHHDVGIEQARPEAIRKALSRVRFQEMKPRKEFSSRDLFVSGLSGSPEAVARRDRLGAILGIGYGNAKQMVNRLNNYGVTREEFQAALAEIEGEGK, from the coding sequence GTGCTGAAAGAAGTGCTGGTAGTAGAAGGCAAGATGGATACCGTGGCGGTGAAGAAGGCAGTGGATGCCGAAACCATCGAGACCGGCGGGTTCACCCTGGCTCCCTATACGCTGGCCCGGATCGAAGCAGCCTACAGGAAACGGGGGATCATCATCATGACTGATCCCGACGGCGCGGGGGAGAGGATCCGCAAGTTTTTGACGGAGCGCTTTCCCCAGGCCGGACAGGCTTTTGTGCCCAAGGCGGAGGCCCTGGCCCACCATGACGTGGGCATCGAACAGGCCCGGCCCGAAGCCATCCGCAAAGCCCTGTCCAGGGTCCGTTTCCAGGAAATGAAGCCCCGAAAGGAATTTTCCTCTCGGGACTTGTTTGTTTCCGGGCTGTCCGGGTCGCCGGAGGCAGTGGCCCGGCGGGACAGACTGGGGGCCATCCTGGGCATTGGCTACGGCAATGCCAAACAGATGGTGAACCGGCTGAACAATTACGGGGTGACCCGGGAGGAATTCCAGGCCGCCCTGGCAGAAATCGAAGGGGAAGGGAAATAA
- a CDS encoding cysteine-rich small domain-containing protein: MSSRYKFFAHRQCEFFPCHQGADPERFNCLFCFCPLYLVPDCGGEFTRLSGGAKDCSGCLLPHDPDRYDQVIRTLQKKVFRPFDKK; the protein is encoded by the coding sequence ATGAGCAGCCGGTACAAGTTCTTTGCCCACCGGCAGTGCGAATTCTTTCCCTGCCACCAGGGAGCGGATCCGGAACGGTTCAACTGCCTGTTCTGCTTCTGTCCCCTGTACCTGGTGCCGGACTGCGGCGGGGAGTTCACCCGTCTCTCCGGGGGCGCCAAGGACTGCAGCGGCTGCCTGCTGCCCCACGATCCGGACCGGTATGACCAGGTGATCCGGACCTTGCAGAAAAAAGTTTTCAGGCCTTTTGACAAAAAATAG
- the groL gene encoding chaperonin GroEL (60 kDa chaperone family; promotes refolding of misfolded polypeptides especially under stressful conditions; forms two stacked rings of heptamers to form a barrel-shaped 14mer; ends can be capped by GroES; misfolded proteins enter the barrel where they are refolded when GroES binds) — protein sequence MAKLIKFDEDARRGLERGVNALADAVKVTLGPKGRNVVLEKKFGSPTITNDGVTIAKDIELEDPFENMGAALVREVATKTNDIAGDGTTTATVLAQSIVHEGMKNVVAGANPMVLKKGIKKATDALVDELKKSAKTVSTKEEKAQVASISAGDEEIGGLIADAMEKVGNDGVITVEESKTMETSLETVKGMQFDRGYISPYMVTDPDKMEAVMSNPYVFITDRKITLINDIMPVLEKVVQQGRELLIIAEDVEGEALATLVVNRLRGTFKAVAVKAPGFGDRRKAMLQDIATLTGATVISEEVGRKLDSATLADLGTAGQVRVTKDMTTIVDGGGDKQAVADRVASIKAQIPETTSQFDKEKLQERLAKLSGGVAVIKVGAATETELKDKKLRIEDALNATRAAVAEGIVAGGGTALLQVQPVLDELEAKAEGDEKTGIDIVRRAIEAPVRQIASNAGLEGAVIVEAVKKAAKGTGFNAATEEYVDMIKAGIVDPCKVTRSALQNAASIASMILTTEAVVADKPAEKGAAPAPAMGGGMPGMM from the coding sequence ATGGCTAAACTGATTAAATTTGATGAAGATGCCCGCCGCGGCCTGGAACGCGGTGTCAATGCCCTGGCTGATGCCGTAAAGGTAACCCTGGGGCCCAAAGGCCGGAACGTTGTACTGGAAAAGAAATTCGGTTCTCCCACCATCACCAATGATGGGGTGACCATTGCCAAGGACATCGAACTGGAAGATCCGTTCGAAAACATGGGCGCCGCCCTGGTCCGTGAAGTAGCCACCAAGACCAACGACATCGCCGGCGATGGGACCACCACCGCTACGGTCCTGGCCCAGTCCATCGTCCATGAAGGGATGAAGAACGTGGTGGCCGGTGCCAACCCCATGGTCCTGAAGAAAGGGATCAAGAAAGCCACCGATGCCCTGGTGGACGAACTGAAGAAGAGCGCAAAGACCGTAAGCACCAAGGAAGAAAAGGCACAGGTTGCCTCCATTTCCGCCGGTGACGAAGAAATCGGCGGCCTGATCGCCGATGCCATGGAAAAAGTGGGCAACGACGGGGTCATCACCGTGGAAGAATCCAAGACCATGGAAACTTCCCTGGAAACCGTGAAAGGCATGCAGTTCGACCGTGGGTACATCTCCCCCTACATGGTAACGGATCCGGACAAGATGGAAGCCGTTATGAGCAATCCGTACGTATTCATTACGGATCGGAAGATCACTCTGATCAACGACATTATGCCCGTACTGGAAAAAGTGGTGCAACAGGGCCGTGAACTGCTGATCATCGCTGAAGACGTGGAAGGCGAAGCCCTGGCCACCCTGGTTGTGAACCGTCTGCGTGGCACCTTCAAGGCTGTAGCTGTGAAGGCTCCTGGCTTCGGTGACCGCCGGAAGGCCATGCTGCAGGATATCGCCACCCTGACCGGTGCCACCGTGATCAGTGAAGAAGTGGGCCGGAAACTGGACAGCGCTACCCTGGCTGACCTGGGTACTGCCGGTCAGGTACGGGTGACCAAGGACATGACCACCATCGTGGACGGCGGCGGCGACAAACAGGCCGTGGCTGACCGGGTGGCTTCCATCAAGGCCCAGATCCCTGAAACCACTTCCCAGTTCGACAAGGAAAAACTCCAGGAACGCCTGGCCAAACTGTCCGGCGGCGTAGCCGTAATCAAGGTTGGGGCTGCCACCGAAACCGAACTGAAAGACAAGAAACTGCGTATCGAAGATGCCCTGAACGCCACCCGTGCTGCTGTGGCGGAAGGCATTGTGGCCGGCGGCGGCACTGCCCTGCTGCAGGTACAGCCGGTACTGGATGAACTGGAAGCCAAGGCTGAAGGGGACGAAAAGACCGGTATCGATATCGTAAGACGGGCCATTGAAGCACCGGTACGGCAGATCGCCAGCAACGCCGGTCTGGAAGGGGCCGTCATCGTGGAAGCCGTGAAGAAGGCTGCCAAGGGCACCGGCTTCAACGCTGCCACCGAAGAATATGTGGACATGATCAAAGCCGGTATCGTGGATCCCTGCAAAGTGACCCGTTCTGCTCTCCAGAACGCCGCTTCCATCGCTTCCATGATCCTGACCACGGAAGCCGTAGTAGCCGACAAACCGGCTGAAAAAGGCGCTGCTCCCGCTCCTGCCATGGGCGGCGGCATGCCGGGCATGATGTAA
- the rsmA gene encoding 16S rRNA (adenine(1518)-N(6)/adenine(1519)-N(6))-dimethyltransferase RsmA, with protein MLHPVIASRDVTRYILDTFGLRAKKKFGQNFLINEQVVRGIAREAQVGPGDLVLEIGPGIGTLTQALAETGAQVKSVEIDRTLLPVLAKTLEGYDNVEIVPGDVLKVDLGAVTKHRPFTVAANLPYYITTPIIFALLEEDLPLQRLVVMVQKEVAERMIASPGGKDYGPLSLALQYYSRPRLAIPVPARDFMPAPRVDSMVVVCEKREHPAVDVPAKVFFRVVKAAFSQRRKMLSNCLKNLGLSGDQVQQLLAEAGIDGKRRGESLTMEEFGNLARAYRNQAEP; from the coding sequence ATGCTGCATCCAGTGATCGCCAGCCGGGACGTGACCCGGTACATCCTCGATACATTCGGCCTCCGGGCCAAGAAGAAATTCGGCCAGAATTTCCTGATCAATGAGCAGGTGGTCCGGGGCATCGCCCGGGAAGCCCAGGTGGGCCCCGGGGACCTGGTGCTGGAAATCGGACCGGGGATCGGCACCCTGACCCAGGCCCTGGCGGAAACCGGGGCTCAGGTGAAAAGCGTGGAGATCGACCGGACCCTGCTGCCGGTGCTGGCCAAAACCCTGGAAGGGTATGACAATGTGGAGATCGTCCCCGGGGACGTGCTGAAGGTGGACCTGGGAGCAGTGACGAAGCACCGGCCCTTTACGGTGGCCGCCAACCTGCCCTATTACATCACCACCCCCATCATCTTCGCCCTGCTGGAAGAGGATCTTCCCCTCCAAAGACTGGTGGTGATGGTCCAGAAGGAAGTGGCGGAGCGGATGATCGCTTCTCCGGGAGGGAAGGACTACGGCCCCCTGTCCCTGGCCCTCCAGTATTATTCCCGGCCCAGACTGGCCATCCCGGTGCCCGCCCGGGACTTCATGCCCGCCCCCAGGGTGGATTCCATGGTGGTGGTCTGCGAGAAACGGGAACATCCGGCGGTGGACGTGCCCGCCAAAGTGTTTTTCCGGGTAGTGAAGGCGGCCTTTTCCCAGCGGCGGAAGATGCTCAGCAACTGCCTGAAGAACCTGGGGCTTTCCGGTGACCAGGTGCAGCAGCTGCTGGCGGAAGCCGGCATCGACGGGAAGCGCCGGGGAGAATCCCTGACCATGGAGGAATTCGGAAACCTGGCCCGGGCCTACCGGAACCAGGCGGAACCATGA
- a CDS encoding 3D domain-containing protein has translation MRKSQPFKRPYKWIVVCLMLAASVNFLGFAAQPKTVSIKVDGQTINLKTRALTVQGALEEAGVVLQKADGYELVGDEKISDGATIEVVRAMPVKVWKAGRTTEYTIGRKTVRDVLNAVGVDYSGFQVYPGLDTEVTPDMTIHIISPTNKLATETREIPYEVEMRNNDNLPRGRQNVISAGQNGVEKVTYREIRVGSETVRQELHREVVAEPVSEIVEVGTGNNLNMIETSRGFVRYRSARTVEASAYTLAEGSGTGLTSTGVVPYHGVVAVDPDVIPYGTRMYIPGYGFAVAADCGGAINGNTIDLFMEDYGDAISWGRRDVTVYFLE, from the coding sequence TTGCGAAAATCACAACCTTTTAAGCGTCCCTACAAGTGGATTGTCGTTTGTCTGATGCTGGCTGCCAGCGTGAACTTCCTGGGCTTCGCGGCCCAGCCCAAGACCGTAAGCATTAAAGTGGACGGACAGACCATCAATCTGAAGACCAGAGCCCTGACGGTTCAGGGTGCCCTGGAAGAAGCCGGTGTCGTTCTTCAGAAAGCCGACGGATATGAACTGGTCGGCGATGAAAAAATCAGCGACGGAGCCACCATCGAAGTGGTACGGGCCATGCCTGTAAAAGTATGGAAAGCGGGAAGAACCACCGAATATACCATTGGACGCAAAACTGTGCGAGATGTATTGAATGCTGTGGGAGTGGACTACAGTGGATTCCAGGTCTACCCGGGACTGGACACGGAAGTGACCCCGGACATGACCATCCACATCATTTCTCCCACCAACAAACTGGCCACCGAAACCCGGGAAATCCCCTATGAAGTGGAGATGCGGAACAATGACAACCTGCCCCGTGGCAGACAGAACGTGATCTCTGCCGGCCAGAACGGGGTGGAAAAAGTCACCTACCGGGAAATCAGGGTGGGCAGTGAAACGGTGAGACAGGAACTCCACAGGGAGGTCGTTGCGGAACCTGTTTCAGAAATCGTGGAAGTGGGTACGGGGAACAACCTGAATATGATCGAAACCTCCCGTGGTTTCGTCCGTTACCGCTCCGCCCGGACGGTGGAGGCTTCGGCCTACACCCTGGCGGAAGGCAGCGGCACAGGACTCACCTCCACCGGCGTGGTCCCCTATCATGGGGTAGTGGCCGTGGATCCGGACGTGATCCCCTACGGCACCCGCATGTACATCCCCGGCTACGGCTTTGCTGTGGCGGCGGACTGCGGCGGCGCCATCAACGGGAACACCATCGACCTGTTCATGGAAGATTATGGCGATGCCATTTCCTGGGGCCGGCGGGACGTGACCGTATATTTCTTGGAATGA
- the groES gene encoding co-chaperone GroES: MLKPLDDHVVVEPIVQEEKTSSGIYLPDTAHKDKPQTGKVVAVGTGRLMENGTRVPSEVKAGDVVVFAKYSGSDVTLDGKDYIILRDSDILAVVED, translated from the coding sequence ATGTTAAAACCTTTGGATGATCATGTTGTAGTTGAACCCATTGTACAAGAAGAAAAAACCAGCAGCGGCATTTATCTGCCGGATACTGCCCACAAGGACAAACCCCAGACCGGCAAAGTGGTTGCCGTAGGCACCGGCCGTCTCATGGAAAACGGCACCCGGGTTCCTTCCGAAGTGAAGGCAGGGGATGTGGTGGTATTCGCCAAATACTCCGGCAGTGATGTAACCCTGGACGGGAAAGATTACATCATCCTGAGAGACAGCGATATCCTGGCGGTTGTGGAAGACTGA